TTTCAAGCACGAGAAGCTTGACCGGCTGGTCGAGGGCGATTCCGACGTGTTGATCCAGGTAGGACAGATAAGACACGACCGGCTGAAGAAAGAACTGATAACCTTGTCCGAACTCGAGTCGGCCGCGCACAAGCAAGGCTTTGGTTCGCTCGATGAAGTCGATCGCGCGGTGCTCGAACCGGGTGGAACATTCGCGTTCATCGGAAAGAAGCCTTCGCCCGAAGGGGCACGTCATGCTGAAGTGCTCGAGAGGCTGGATCAACTTGGCGAGGAGCTTGCGGCATTGCGTGCATCGAGGTCTTAGGGGCGTTCAGAGACGAAGGGCCAATCAGGAAAAGAAGAGCCGGCTGCAACCGGCCCTTCAATTCTACCGGTCGAGCCATGCCGATTTCGGGTTTAATTCGTTTTGATGGAGCTACAGCTTCAGTTTGCCCGACACAGTTTTGCCAACGCGCGGGCCCAGATTATCACGACCGGGCGGATGATCCATATTCGCCGTGCGCGCTCCGATTTCGTAGGCGTACTGTCCAATGCGCGCCATCTTGTCGAAGTTGATCTTCTCGACGCTGTCAGTATTTGTGTGATAGTCGGGATGCAGACCGGTCGTCAGGAACACGATCGGCACTCCCTTAGCCGCGTAGCTGTAGTGATCGCTGCGATAGTAGATCTGCTCGAGGTCCGTCGGATCGTTCATCTCGTAGTCGAGCTTCAGCGGCTTCGCAAGCGCGCCGTTCGCATCAACGGTTACGTTGTGAAACTCGGTGCTTATTCGGTCCGAACCGACGACATATACCGTGCTGGATTCCTCAGCTTTGTTGTCGCGGT
This window of the Acidobacteriota bacterium genome carries:
- a CDS encoding YetF domain-containing protein, yielding MDSKIWSDLFHPDISIIEKIVRPLMVYFFLVIGLRLAGKRELAQLNPFDLIVLLTLSNTVQNAIIGNDNSVTGGLIGATTLLAVNYIVVRFLFKHEKLDRLVEGDSDVLIQVGQIRHDRLKKELITLSELESAAHKQGFGSLDEVDRAVLEPGGTFAFIGKKPSPEGARHAEVLERLDQLGEELAALRASRS